DNA sequence from the Streptomyces cinnabarinus genome:
GGACGAGATGGTGAGATTCACCCAGGACGCCGTGCGGGTGGCCACCGTAGTCCAGGCCGAGCTGGACCGGCGCCTGAGGTCGGCGCAGGACCGCTTCGACGAGCACGACGGCTCGTCGAAGGCGGCCACCCGCCTCGCCGCCCTTGCGGACGCCGCCCGAGCGCTCCTCGGTGAGGACTTCCAGATCTACCCCGAGTTCAGCCTGGCGACAGCGCAGGGCGACGAGCTGGCCAACGCCGTGGCAGCTTCGACGTCGGGGGAGTTGTTCGCGTATCTGACGCACCCCACCGATCCGGAGCGCCCGCCCGTCGACTTCCCCGTCGACTTCCCCGTCGACGACTGGCTCTATGGGATCGCCCGGGTGCGTGAGAAGTTGCACGCCTGGGAGCAGGTGGTGATGTTCGCCGGTGCCCTCCAGCGCCCCGAGCCCGAACTCCTCGCCGTCCAGCTGCCGTTCACCGCCGACGACCGGTGGATCGGCCTGGACTTCCCGGCGTCGCTCACCCTCGACGGCGACCGCCTCCTCTACACCGCCCACCATGCCGTCGCCTTCGACAAGACCGCCCGGCAATGCGGCCTGCTCCTGGACGAGTGGACCGAGACCATCCCTGTCGAGAGCGTCGACACCGGCATCGTCTTCCACCACGACCGGCCCAACTCCGAGGCGCCCCAGGCCATGCTGCTCGTCACACCGACCGCCTTCCGGGGCCGCTGGCGCTGGGACGACCTGATCGACGCACTGAACGAGACGCTCGACCTGGCCAAGAAGCGGGCGGTCGAACCCGCCGACCTCGACGGCTCGCCGTACGCCCCCTTCCTCCCGGCGACCGTGCTCGCCACCCAGGTACAGCAGTTGACGATCGCCGCCGACTTGGCCCTCAACAACAACATCGCCGTCCGGGAGACATGATCGACGTGGCCTCTTCCTTCCGCACGCCCGACCTGGCCGCCGTCGTTCTCGGCAAGTCGAAGGCGGGGATCACCCTCTGGAACCGGCTGGAGGGTCGGCCGCGCACGGAGGCCTTCGACCGGGCGCTGCGCGCGGAAGTCCGCGACCCCTTGTGGTTCCTGACACGCCAGTGGCAGATGGGAGAGTTCCGGGGGGACGACGCAGGCTCGCCGATCTCCGTGAAGGTGCGGCTGGAAACGACGAAACTGCAGAAGTACCAGGCGGCGAGCGGGCCGGTGGAGCCGTACAGCGACGCGATCCCGCTGGAAGCGCACGCGGAGCGGATGCCGCTGCGGTTCTCCCAGCGCGCCCGCCCCGATGCCGAACCCCACCGCATCGCCCTCGACATCCGCCTCCTCATGGGCCGGCAGTGGCTGAAGATGATCCGGGGCGTCGCTCCGCCCGCGGCGGCGCAGGAGTTCCTCGCACGCTATCCGGTGCACGAACCCGACCCCACCGACCCACTCGACACCCCCACCTGCGCTCACGCCGACGCATGGTCGAACTTCGCGGCTGTGGCGGGCCGACGGATGGACGGCGCGCTCCTCTACTTCCACCTGGTGGACGGGGCGGCGAACCACGCATCCGACGGCATCGCCTCGCTGGCCGGGATGGACGCGCTGATCGACCCGATCGCGGCACGCTTCGTGGCCTGGTTCGAACGGCTCGTGTACCAACCCGAAGGCACGGGCGCATGGGAGAGCGATCGCCTGGAGTACCGGTTCGCCACGTCTGCACCTGAGGCCGAGGGCGAGAAGGTGCTCGTGGCCGAGCAGTACTTCCAAGGGCACCTCGACTGGTACAACTTCGACGTCGACCCGCAATCCGGGACCCTCGGCGAGCCCGACCCGCAGGCCGAGCCTCCCGTACGGACCACGCTGACGATGCTGCCGACGCAGGCGACGTTCAACGGCATGCCCAACACCCGATGGTGGCGGTTCGAGGACAGCCGTACCAACTTCGGCGACATCAAGCCGGACACGACCGACCTGGCCAAACTGCTCCTCATCGAGTTCGGACTCGTCTACGCCAACGACTGGTTCGTCGTGCCGTTCACCGTGCCTGCCGCCGGCATCGCCAGCGTGCGCGGTATCGCCGTGACGAACGTGTTCAACGAACGGACATGGATCACGGCGGCCGGCGCGGGTGACGACGAGGACCGCCAACGCTGGGCGATGTTCCTGCTGTCCACACGAGGCGACGCCCGCACGCCCGCCGACCTCAGCCTCGTCATCCCGCCCGCGGCGCAGAAAGTCCTCGAAGGCGACCCACTCGAAGAAGTCCTCCTCGCGCGGGACGAGATGGCGAACATGGTCTGGGGCATCGAGCGCACCGTGCCGATGCCGTCGGGCGAGCCGAAGGACGGCCGCGAGGCCGCCTACCAGACACGCGACTTCTACGAGCGGGAACTTGAGCGCGTCCTCGGCGTTCCGCCGCAGCCGGTGGCGCCCGCGGAAGGCGCGAAAATCCGCTACAAGGTGATGAGTTCGGTCCCCGAGAACTGGATCCCGATGATTCCCGTCCACAAGGATGGCGACAACCGCGAGGTCCAGCTCCAACGAGCGGTGATGCTCCGGATCATGGAGGGCGACACGAACCCCACACCGGAGCCTGTCCGGCCGCGCACCTCACTCCTGCGCGAGGGGCTGGAAGGCGCCCAGCAGGTGGGGTACAGACTGCACGAGGAAGAGGTGCCGCGGGCCGGTGTCCGGGTCACCCAGAGCTTCCAACGCACCCGATGGAGCGACGGGCGAGCATGGGTATGGCTCGGGGTACGCAAACAGACCGGACGAGGCGAGGGGTCCAGCGGCTTGACGTTCGATCAGATCGTCGACATCCCGCCGCAGTCGTGACGGGCCCAAACGCCGTCCGCAGCGCGCCGGAGGCAGACTGACCAGCCCTGCGGATGGCGGGTGCGTACGCATACGCTGAGCCCGTCCGTACTACCTGGGAGAGTCATGACAAGTAGGTTCACGGAACTGGCCGTTGACTGCCACGATCCGGAGGGACTGGCGGCCTTCTGGTGCGAGGTCCTGGACTTCAAGGTGATCGACCGGAGCGAAGGCAAGGTCGAGATCGGCTCCTGGGTGCCGACCGTTGAAGAGGTTCGGGCCCGCCAGATGCCGCCCACCCTGCTGTTCGTACGGGTACCCGAGGGCAGGACCTTGAAGAACCGGCTTCACCTCGACGTCAGCCCGATCGACCGCAGCACAGAGGACGAGGTGACCAGACTGATCGGCCTCGGGGCCACCAAGGCGGACGTGGGCCAGGGCTCGGACTCCAACTGGGAGGTCATGGCAGACCCGGAGGGCAACGAGTTCTGTGTCCTACGCACCCTGGCGCCGTAGAACCAGACCGCGAGTGGCCACCGACTTGACCATCGCCTCGCGGTGATGAGCCCATCCGGGAACCATGTCGCGATATAGCGCTAGTCTGCTCCCTGAGACGCTGCTGCCTGCGTCACGCAAAGAGGTTCAACAGGAGGGGGACGGAAGCATGTCGGGAGAGATTTCGCCCACCGGGAAGGGCTCAGGCCCCGGCCTCGACCCGTCGCCTGAGCTGCGAGCCTCTCACGCGGACCGGGACCGGGTGGTGGACGTGCTGCGTATCGCGGCGGGGGACGGCCTGCTGACCGCGGAGGAGTTGGACGAGCGCCTGGAAGTCGCCCTGTCGGCGCGGACGTTGAGCGAGCTGGCCGTGCTCACCGCCGACCTGCCGGCCGTGTCGACCGCCGACGGTGTCGCGGCAGAGGTGGCGGAGCCCAAGGACGTCGTCAGGATCGATCAGGTGTTCAGCGGCGCGGTCGAGCGCACCGGCCGCTGGGTGCTGCCGCGGCGGCTTGAGCTCGCGGTGACCTGGTGCGACGTGACGCTCGACTTCACCGAGGCGGTGATCACGCAGGACACCCTGCGGATCGATGTGGCCATGGCGGGGAAGAGCCTGACGCTGGTCACGAGGCCGGGCGTCGAGGTCGATGTCGACGGCCTGGCCCTGCTCCACTGCAAGCTCAAGCAACGCCACGTACGGGCGTCCCCGGACACGCCGGTCACGCTGCGCGTGGAGCTGGTCGGTCAGAAGGCCCACGGCAAGGTGGTGGTGCGGCCCCCGCGTCGGACGCTGTGGCAGTGGCTGCTGCGCAGGCCCGCGTCCCTTCCCGCAGGTGGTTGATCCCACCGTCGTGAACTGCCGGCCGGGCGGGAGCCGAGGTCCCGTGGGCCGCCGACCTCGTCGTGGAACCGGCCTGCGTGGGTCAGCGTCCCTCCAGGAGTCAGCAAGATCGACGCCACTGGAGGACCTGCCCGTGACGAGCAAGGCCACCCGCTACCTCTATCTCACCCGGCACGGCGAAGCCACGTCGGACGAGAGCCGGCTGACGGACGCGGGCCGCCGCCAGGCCGCCCTGCTCGGGGAGCGGCTCCGTGGGGTCCCGTTGACGGCGATCCACCATGGGCCACTCGCCCGCGCCGAACAGACCGCCCGGCTGGTCGGCGAAGAGCTCGACGGCATCCCCCTACGAAGCTCCAGCGCGGCCGGCGACTACATTCCCTACCTGCCGACACGCGAAGAACTCCCCCCAGAGGCAGCCGATACCTGGGTCAAGTTCCTGGATCAGTTCCCTGCTGAGGAGCGCGAGCAGGGACCCGCGCTCGCGGCGGCGGCGCTCGCGCAGTTCACCGGCCCCGTCCCCGGCGACGAGACGCGCCACGAACTCGTCATCACCCACAACTTCCTCGTCGGCTGGCTCGTCCGAGCCGCCCTCGCCGCGCCGAAGTGGAGATGGCTGGGCATCAACCACGCCAACGCCGCCCTGACCGTCATCCGATACGCGCCCGACCGCCCCCCGTCGCTCCTCCTCTTCAACGACACCCGTCACCTCCCCGCGGAGCTCCGCTGGACCGGCTTCCCGCAGGAACTCCATGTCTGAGGCAATTCGCTTGCCCTAGTCACGGGTCGACGCTGAACTGTGGCCGGACTTCACGAGTCGTGGTGCGGCACCCGAGGAGGCAGCGGCATGCCGCGTTCGGACGCTTCCCGGAAACCCCGATCGACGGCGGCGGACTCGGGTGGTCGACGCTCGAAATGGACCGCTGCCGGCTCGCCCTGACGTCGGACGGACGGCCCGTCGGCACCGCCGCCACGCACTCCTTCGAGCTCATCCCGGCCCAGGGGGTGACCGCCGTACTGCGCGCCCGCGGCCAGCTCTTCTCCGTGCTGCTGGCCTCCGAGGCCCCGATCTACGGCAGGTTCGGCTACGGACCGGCGGCCTGCACGGCGCGGCTGAAGGTGCGGCGCCACGAGGCCGCCCTCGCCGCTCCCCGGGCGAGGGGAGTGACCCAGGCTCCAGCGACGGGCCCGGACGACGGCTCGGTCGAAGTGCTGCGTAGGGCCGAGTGCGGTGAGATTCTGGAAGAGGTCTACGACCGGTAGCGCCGCGGTCATCCCGGCGCGCTGTCCCGGCCGCACCGCTGGTGGGCCTTGCGCGCGGGGCAGCCCCTGATCTCGCTGGCGCCGCGGTACATCGCTGTCCACCGGGACGTCGACGGCGTCCCGGGGACGGGTACGCCAGTTGCTCGATCGAGTCCGGCACCATGACGGTCGACGAGACCGTCGCCACCGACGACGCCGTCTTCACGGTCCCGCCCGACCACCCGCTGCGCCGGCAGTTCGCGAACTTCCGCGCCGCCGAGGTGAGCGGCGACACTGACTGGCTCTGGGTACGGCTGCTGGACGTCCCGCGTGCCCTGACCGGGCGCGGTAGGCTCACGGACGGCGAACTCGTCCTCGATATCGACGACCCGTTCCTCAATGAACACAGCCGCTACCTGCTGACCATCCGGGACGGTAAGGCCGACTGCGTCCCAACGGACCGACAGCCCGTCCTGTCCCTGGACATCAGACACGCGGGCCCGGCCACCCGCGCCGACACCCTCTTCCGCACCGAACGCTCCCCACACTGCCTGAACTGGTTCTGACCTCGCTCGTACACCGTGCACAAGTCTTCTTCGGGGGCTACTCGTTCGGCCAACGCGTCTCCTGGGTGGCGATCATCTTTGTGAGCTGCTGAGGTACGGCTGCCTTGGCGTAGGGAGTGCGCGGGGCGTGCAGACCAGGGCGGTCCGTGCTTCCACGCGCTGGTGGATTTCACTCGGTCAGGTGACGCATTGAGCGGACTCGGAACCAATGCCGCGTCATAATCCGTGCTTTGTGTTTGTTCGTTGGCGCGTGCCGCTATGCGGCCGGCCGACAGGCGGGACCTTTTATGACTGAGAAAGGCGTCATGTCGATACGGAAAGACCGTAAATGGGCGCGCCGCGTGCTTGTTGCTGTATCCGTCGCTGCTCCCGGTGTCACGTTCCTGTGCGGCACACAGGCGGCGCGGACGCATGGAGCGGCCAGGATCACCTTCATTGTGATCGGTGTGCTGTCGACGGTGGTGACTCCGTTTGTGGCGCACAGGGCACAAAAGCGGGACCGGACGGCGACTGTGGTGGAGATCGAGGCGGCGAGCGCAGCGGTCGCTGACCATCTGGGGCTCATGGTGACGGTGCCGGGCGAGCGCACGAAGTACTGCGCGAAGATCGAGTCCAAGCTGGTCCAGCGGCTTGCTGACCATGCTGCGCCCAAACAGGCCCGATGCAGCTATTACGCGCTGACGCCCTCCGGGCAACTGGAACTCGCCGAAGCCACCTTCAACGCGGCACCCCGCTCGTTCGACCCGAGCGTGGAGAGGCAACTGCTGAACCTGGACCGCATCCGCTACGTACCCGACAACCAGGACGACGATGACGTCAAGGTCAGTCTGGGGGGAGGGCATCGCTCGGTGGTGGTCGCCCCCGTCTGTGCAGGCAGTCAGCCGCAGGGCGTCCTGGTGATCGACGCCCCCCGTAAAGGATCTTTGAATAAGGCGACGGTACGGGAGTCCTACGTACGAGCTGTGGCCAGTCTGCTGGGAACAGCGGGTGCGATGAAAGCGGAGCCAACCGTGCCACCCGTGATTCCAGGACAACCGGGTGGTGAGCCGGACGGTGAGAATACCGCTACTTCGGGTAGAGAAGGCTGAGAGGTGCAAATAGGAGTGAGCGGCGATATCGACACCTACGCTGACGTCACGACCGCACGACTGGGGGGACACCATGGGCACTCCTGACGGTGACATTATCGAATCAGGCCGACGGTGGATGGCGGGCGAAGTGTCGGACGACGAGTACTTCTCCAAGGTCGCTCAGTCGGCCATGGCGCACCCCGCCCATGACTGGAGGGACCGGGTGCTGGCGTTGGTGGCGGCGGTGTTCAAAGCACGCAGCACCTGACCGTGGCGTCGGCTGGTCCTGACGGCGCCCAACGTCAGGTGCCGGAGCATCCGTATGCGGGTTCTCGGGGTGTGGCCTCGCGGTGGTGACGGACAGTCAACGTCCTGCCACCGTTGTACCCGAGATGTGCCAAGATCAGCGCGTGGACCAAGATCGGGTGACTCTGCGTCAGCTCAAGCTGGGCGACTGGCAATCGGTGCACTCCTGGGCCGGCCTTGAGGAGGCCTGCCGGTATCAGCCTTGGGGCCGAACAGCGAGGAGCAGACGCGCGCGTTCGTGCAAGTCGCCGTCGAGGCCTGGTCGCACGCCGATCAGAAGAGATTCGCCTACATTGCTCGGTTCGACGATGAACTCGTCGGCATGGGGGAGTTGCACGTTCGTAGCCGTCCGCAGCGTCAGGGCGAGATTGCATGCATCGTGCACCCGAGGGTCTGGGGGCGTGGCGTGGGCACGGCGATCGGGCGACAGCTGCTGGCGCGGGGGTTTGAGGGGCTCGGGCTCCACCGGATCTACGCGACCTGCAAACCCACGCAATCGCGCGTCGTCTCGGGTGCTCGGCAAGCTCGGTATGACGTATGAGGGGCGGCATCGGCACACCGCGTTGATCCGGGACGGCTAGCGGGACTCCGAGGTCTTCAGCATCCTCGAAGAGGAGTGGCTCCCGGAGCCTCGGTGAAGGTGCCTGGCCCGCAGGTCCCCTGCGGTGGTGCTGAGGTGCGATCTGGATTCTCTCGGAGTTCGGCGGTCCGCGGATGTCGAGAACGCGCCGGCGGCTCCGTCCCAGGGACATCAGCGGCCACCAGCGGCCGTACGAGGAAGAGGGAGAAACCGGCATGGCGATTCAGCGGATGGACAATGTGGGCATCGTCGTCGACGACATGGACGCCGCTATCGCGTTCTTCGTGGAGCTCGGTTTGGAGCTGGAGGGCCGGACGGAGGTCGAGGGCCTCGTCGCCGATCAGTGCACCGGACTCGACGGTGTGCACTGCGACATCGCGATGGTCCGTACTCCGGACGGTCACAGTCGGCTCGAGCTGGCGAAGTACCGCAGCCCGGCGGCTGTCAGCGCCGGGCCGCGCAACCAGCCGCACAACATCCTGGGCACGCATCGCGTGATGTTCGCCGTCGACGACATCGAGGACACCGTTGCCCGACTGCGCCCGCACGGCGCCGAACTCCTCGGCAAGATCGCCCGGTTCGAGGACAGCTACCTGCTCTGCTACGTCCGCGGCCCGGAGGGCATCATCATCGGACTGGCCCAGCAACTGCGCTGAGGAGGAGCAACCGAACCACGCACCAGTGGGTGTGTGCGTGCCTGTCGGCGGGCGTGAGGGGTCAGCTTTGGCAGGCGCATCCGGCGGCGTCCTTGGCCGCGCTGACGGTGGTGAACGGGTCGGTCGCCTGCTCGGCGGGGGTGCAGCAGGCGGTGACGCCGCAGCAGGAGCCGTCGGAATCGGAAGCAGACGTTGCGGGGGCGTCTGTGGTGGGCTTCGTGGCGCGGACGATGGCGGAGTGCATGCCGTCGGCGACCGGGTGGGTCGGGGTGATGTCGATGTCCGTGAAGCCGGCCGCCTCCAGTCCCGCGCGGTATTCGGCGAAGGACAGCGCGCCGGCGATACAGCCGACGTAGTCGCCGCGCTCGGCCCGCTGGTCTGTGGTGAGGGTGTCGTCGGCGACGACGTCGGAGACGCCGATCCGGCCGCCGGGTCGCAGGACGCGGAAGGTCTCGGCGAACACGGCGGGCTTGTCGGTGGACAGGTTGATCACGCAGTTGGAGATGACGACGTCGATCGTGTTCGCGGGCAGCGGGACGGCTTCGATGGTGCCCTTGAGGAATTCGACGTTCGTCGCGCCGGCCTTCGCCGTGTTGGCGAGGGCCAGGGCGAGCATCTCGTCGGTCATGTCCAGCCCGTACGCCTTGCCGGTCGGGCCGACGCGGCGGGCCGAGAGCAGGACGTCGATGCCGCCCCCGGAGCCGAGATCGAGGACGCGCTCACCTTCGCGGAGTTCGGCTACGGCGGTGGGGTTGCCGCAGCCGAGTGAGGCGGCGACGGCCTCGGCGGGCAGGGCATCGCGCTCGTCG
Encoded proteins:
- a CDS encoding VOC family protein yields the protein MTSRFTELAVDCHDPEGLAAFWCEVLDFKVIDRSEGKVEIGSWVPTVEEVRARQMPPTLLFVRVPEGRTLKNRLHLDVSPIDRSTEDEVTRLIGLGATKADVGQGSDSNWEVMADPEGNEFCVLRTLAP
- a CDS encoding DUF1707 SHOCT-like domain-containing protein; amino-acid sequence: MSGEISPTGKGSGPGLDPSPELRASHADRDRVVDVLRIAAGDGLLTAEELDERLEVALSARTLSELAVLTADLPAVSTADGVAAEVAEPKDVVRIDQVFSGAVERTGRWVLPRRLELAVTWCDVTLDFTEAVITQDTLRIDVAMAGKSLTLVTRPGVEVDVDGLALLHCKLKQRHVRASPDTPVTLRVELVGQKAHGKVVVRPPRRTLWQWLLRRPASLPAGG
- a CDS encoding histidine phosphatase family protein encodes the protein MTSKATRYLYLTRHGEATSDESRLTDAGRRQAALLGERLRGVPLTAIHHGPLARAEQTARLVGEELDGIPLRSSSAAGDYIPYLPTREELPPEAADTWVKFLDQFPAEEREQGPALAAAALAQFTGPVPGDETRHELVITHNFLVGWLVRAALAAPKWRWLGINHANAALTVIRYAPDRPPSLLLFNDTRHLPAELRWTGFPQELHV
- a CDS encoding VOC family protein, which produces MAIQRMDNVGIVVDDMDAAIAFFVELGLELEGRTEVEGLVADQCTGLDGVHCDIAMVRTPDGHSRLELAKYRSPAAVSAGPRNQPHNILGTHRVMFAVDDIEDTVARLRPHGAELLGKIARFEDSYLLCYVRGPEGIIIGLAQQLR
- a CDS encoding GNAT family N-acetyltransferase, giving the protein MQVAVEAWSHADQKRFAYIARFDDELVGMGELHVRSRPQRQGEIACIVHPRVWGRGVGTAIGRQLLARGFEGLGLHRIYATCKPTQSRVVSGARQARYDV
- the arsM gene encoding arsenite methyltransferase, which gives rise to MNEQTTDLRESVRRRYAAAAVKVTEGGSACCGPEPVEVDENFGSTLYAADERDALPAEAVAASLGCGNPTAVAELREGERVLDLGSGGGIDVLLSARRVGPTGKAYGLDMTDEMLALALANTAKAGATNVEFLKGTIEAVPLPANTIDVVISNCVINLSTDKPAVFAETFRVLRPGGRIGVSDVVADDTLTTDQRAERGDYVGCIAGALSFAEYRAGLEAAGFTDIDITPTHPVADGMHSAIVRATKPTTDAPATSASDSDGSCCGVTACCTPAEQATDPFTTVSAAKDAAGCACQS